One region of Enterobacter ludwigii genomic DNA includes:
- a CDS encoding YggL family protein, whose translation MAKNRSRRLRKKMHIEEFQEVGFSVAWRFPEGTSVEQIDQDVDAFINDVIEPNKLAFDGSGYLAWEGLICTQEVGKCTEEHQALVRKWLEDHKLEDVRVSELFDVWWD comes from the coding sequence ATGGCAAAGAATCGTAGCCGTCGTCTGCGTAAAAAAATGCACATCGAAGAATTCCAGGAAGTGGGTTTCTCCGTTGCGTGGCGTTTCCCGGAAGGCACCAGTGTAGAACAGATCGATCAGGACGTAGATGCGTTCATCAATGACGTGATCGAACCTAACAAACTGGCCTTCGACGGTAGCGGCTACCTGGCATGGGAAGGTCTGATCTGCACCCAGGAAGTGGGTAAATGCACCGAAGAACATCAGGCTCTGGTACGCAAATGGCTTGAGGACCACAAACTGGAAGATGTCCGCGTCAGCGAACTTTTCGACGTTTGGTGGGACTAA
- a CDS encoding type IV pilus twitching motility protein PilT, with amino-acid sequence MDVEEIVALSVKHNVSDLHLCSDSPPRWRRLGRLEPAPFPPPDVESLLKAWLNDEQQGAWWANGQVDFAVTIAGGQRLRGSAFKQMKGVSVTLRLLPRSCPQLSSLGVPRAVPELLTNDNGLILVTGATGSGKSTTLAAMVDFLNRNTDGHILTLEDPVEFMYQSERCLIQQREIGQHSPSFAEALRSALREDPDIILLGELRDSETIRLALTAAETGHLVLATLHTRGASQAIERLVDTFPAQEKDPVRNQLASSLRAVLAQKLLPDLQGGRVALYELLVNTAAAANLIREGKTWQLPGIIQTGQQMGMQNFDQSLAERRAQGRLQAPCAQ; translated from the coding sequence ATGGATGTGGAAGAAATTGTGGCCCTTAGTGTAAAGCATAACGTCTCCGATCTACACCTGTGCAGTGATTCACCACCCCGATGGCGCAGATTAGGCCGTCTTGAACCGGCACCGTTTCCGCCCCCTGATGTCGAGTCATTGCTAAAAGCGTGGCTCAACGATGAGCAGCAAGGAGCCTGGTGGGCAAACGGGCAGGTGGATTTTGCCGTAACCATTGCCGGAGGCCAGCGTTTGCGCGGCAGTGCCTTTAAACAGATGAAGGGGGTCTCTGTGACGCTACGGTTGTTGCCGCGAAGCTGTCCGCAACTCTCTTCGCTGGGGGTACCACGGGCTGTGCCGGAACTGCTAACGAACGACAACGGATTGATTCTGGTCACGGGGGCAACCGGCAGCGGCAAATCCACCACGCTGGCGGCGATGGTCGATTTTCTCAACCGCAATACTGACGGCCATATCCTGACGCTCGAAGATCCGGTGGAGTTTATGTACCAGAGTGAACGCTGCCTGATACAGCAACGAGAAATTGGCCAGCACAGTCCGTCATTCGCCGAGGCGCTACGTAGCGCGTTACGCGAGGATCCTGACATTATTCTGCTGGGGGAACTGCGCGACAGCGAAACGATCCGCCTGGCGCTGACGGCGGCTGAAACCGGGCATCTGGTGCTGGCAACATTGCATACGCGCGGTGCATCCCAGGCGATTGAACGGCTGGTCGATACGTTCCCGGCTCAGGAAAAAGATCCGGTGCGTAATCAACTGGCCAGCAGCCTGCGGGCGGTGCTGGCGCAAAAGCTACTCCCCGATCTACAGGGCGGTCGCGTGGCGCTGTATGAGCTACTGGTGAATACCGCTGCCGCGGCGAATCTCATTCGTGAAGGAAAAACATGGCAACTGCCCGGCATCATTCAAACCGGTCAACAAATGGGGATGCAGAACTTTGACCAGAGCCTGGCAGAGAGGCGGGCACAGGGGCGACTTCAGGCTCCCTGTGCTCAGTAG
- the rsmE gene encoding 16S rRNA (uracil(1498)-N(3))-methyltransferase has translation MRIPRIYHPELITAGREIALSDEAANHVGRVLRMGAGQAIQLFDGSNQVFDAEITRADKKSVHVNVLRGEVDDRESPLHIHLGQVMSRGEKMEFTIQKSIELGVSLITPLFSERCGVKLDAERLNKKIQQWQKIAIAACEQSGRNRIPEIRPAMDLEDWCAEEDSGLKLNLHPRASASINTLPLPVERVRLLIGPEGGLSADEIAMTARYQFTDILLGPRVLRTETTALTAITALQVRFGDLG, from the coding sequence ATGCGCATCCCTCGCATCTACCACCCTGAACTGATTACCGCAGGCCGCGAAATCGCACTGTCTGATGAAGCCGCCAACCATGTTGGCCGCGTGCTGCGCATGGGTGCTGGCCAGGCCATACAGCTATTTGACGGCTCTAATCAGGTTTTCGACGCCGAAATCACACGCGCGGATAAGAAAAGTGTCCACGTAAATGTGCTGCGTGGCGAAGTGGATGACCGTGAATCGCCGCTGCATATTCATTTAGGCCAGGTAATGTCGCGCGGTGAAAAGATGGAATTTACCATCCAGAAATCGATTGAACTGGGTGTAAGCCTCATTACGCCACTTTTTTCTGAGCGCTGTGGCGTTAAACTGGATGCGGAACGTCTGAACAAAAAGATCCAGCAGTGGCAGAAAATCGCTATTGCGGCCTGTGAACAGAGTGGCCGCAACCGTATTCCGGAGATCCGCCCGGCGATGGATCTGGAGGACTGGTGTGCAGAAGAGGACAGTGGGCTGAAGCTCAATCTTCATCCGCGCGCCAGCGCCAGCATCAATACGCTGCCGCTGCCCGTTGAGCGCGTACGCCTGTTGATTGGCCCGGAAGGTGGCCTGTCGGCCGACGAAATTGCGATGACGGCACGTTACCAGTTTACTGATATTCTGTTGGGACCTCGCGTTCTGCGCACTGAGACAACGGCACTCACGGCCATTACCGCGCTACAGGTACGGTTTGGCGATCTGGGTTGA
- a CDS encoding DUF2884 domain-containing protein, which yields MRKTLLAVALMATGFTAHADYKCSVTPRDDVVLSPQTVQVKGENGDLVITPDGNVTFNGKVYNLTAAQREQAKDYQSDLRTALPWIDQGALTRVEKSRVALDKIITKEVGESSNMRSRLTKLDKQLKEQMNRIIEHRTDGLTFHYKAIDQVRADGQQLVNQAMGGILQDSINEMGAKAVLKGGGNPLQGVLGSLGGLQTSIQNEWKNQEDDFQQFGKDVCKRVVSLEDSRKALVGTLK from the coding sequence ATGCGCAAAACGTTGCTGGCTGTTGCTTTGATGGCAACCGGATTCACCGCCCATGCGGATTACAAATGTAGCGTCACCCCGCGTGATGACGTGGTGTTAAGCCCGCAAACCGTTCAGGTCAAAGGCGAAAATGGCGATCTGGTGATTACGCCGGATGGTAACGTGACGTTTAATGGCAAGGTGTACAACCTGACTGCCGCGCAGCGTGAGCAGGCGAAAGACTACCAGTCCGATTTGCGTACCGCGCTTCCGTGGATTGACCAGGGCGCTCTGACACGCGTTGAGAAAAGTCGCGTTGCGCTGGACAAGATCATTACCAAAGAAGTGGGTGAGAGCAGTAATATGCGCTCCCGCCTGACAAAGCTCGATAAACAGCTGAAAGAGCAAATGAACCGTATTATTGAGCATCGCACCGATGGCCTGACGTTCCACTACAAAGCGATTGATCAGGTCCGTGCTGACGGGCAGCAACTGGTGAACCAGGCGATGGGCGGCATTCTGCAGGACAGTATCAACGAGATGGGTGCTAAAGCGGTGCTGAAGGGCGGCGGTAACCCGCTTCAGGGCGTGCTGGGCAGTCTGGGCGGCCTGCAGACCTCAATTCAGAACGAGTGGAAGAACCAGGAAGATGATTTCCAGCAGTTCGGCAAAGACGTGTGTAAACGCGTGGTGTCGCTGGAAGATAGTCGGAAGGCGCTGGTGGGGACGTTGAAGTAG
- a CDS encoding XTP/dITP diphosphatase, with translation MQKVVLATGNAGKVRELASLLNDFGLDVVAQTELGVDSAEETGLTFIENAILKARHASQITGLPAIADDSGLAVDFLGGAPGIYSARYSGVDATDQQNLEKLLVALKDVPAEQRTAQFHCVLVYMRHAEDPTPIVCHGSWPGVITREAAGNGGFGYDPIFFVPSEGKTAAELTREEKSAISHRGRALKLLLEALRNG, from the coding sequence ATGCAGAAAGTTGTTCTCGCGACCGGTAATGCCGGTAAAGTACGCGAGCTGGCCTCGCTATTAAATGATTTTGGGCTGGATGTGGTTGCCCAGACCGAACTCGGTGTTGATTCCGCCGAAGAGACAGGCCTGACGTTTATCGAAAACGCGATCCTGAAAGCGCGCCATGCCTCGCAGATAACGGGCCTGCCCGCAATTGCCGATGATTCCGGTCTTGCCGTGGATTTTCTCGGTGGCGCGCCGGGGATCTACTCCGCGCGCTATTCTGGCGTAGATGCAACCGACCAGCAGAATCTGGAAAAGCTGCTTGTTGCACTGAAAGATGTGCCTGCCGAACAGCGTACCGCGCAGTTCCACTGTGTGCTGGTGTATATGCGTCATGCGGAAGACCCAACCCCCATCGTCTGCCACGGTAGCTGGCCGGGTGTGATTACCCGTGAAGCAGCAGGCAATGGCGGCTTTGGTTATGACCCGATTTTCTTTGTCCCGTCTGAGGGTAAAACCGCGGCGGAACTGACCCGTGAAGAGAAAAGCGCGATATCCCACCGTGGACGCGCACTGAAACTGTTACTGGAAGCGTTACGTAATGGCTAA
- a CDS encoding endonuclease domain-containing protein: protein MEKSKQLRKQMTPEELRLWYLLRGRRFFGYKFRRQMPIGAYIVDFACFKAKLIIELDGGQHQNQEAYDQRRTAYLKTNGWEVARFWNNEFRVNEEEVLNIILQRLQCLMPSP, encoded by the coding sequence GTGGAAAAATCAAAACAACTGCGTAAACAAATGACGCCCGAAGAATTACGCCTCTGGTATTTGCTTCGAGGTCGTCGTTTCTTTGGATATAAGTTTCGCCGCCAGATGCCGATTGGCGCGTATATCGTGGATTTTGCCTGTTTTAAGGCAAAGCTGATTATCGAGCTGGACGGTGGACAGCATCAGAACCAAGAGGCCTACGATCAGCGACGGACTGCGTATTTGAAAACTAACGGATGGGAGGTTGCGCGGTTCTGGAATAATGAATTTCGCGTTAACGAAGAAGAAGTGTTAAATATCATTCTTCAACGACTGCAATGCCTGATGCCCTCACCCTAA
- a CDS encoding YggT family protein has product MKTLTFLLSTVIELYTMALLLRVWMQWARVDFYNPFSQFVVKITQPVVGPLRRIIPAMGPIDSASVLVAFILSIIKAIVLFMVITFQPIIWIAAVLILIKTVGLLIFWVLLVMAIMSWVSQGRSPVEYALMQLAEPLLRPIRNLLPSMGGIDFSPMILVLLLYVINMGIAELLQSTGDMLLPGLWMAL; this is encoded by the coding sequence ATGAAGACGTTGACTTTCCTGCTCTCAACGGTCATTGAGCTGTATACGATGGCGCTTTTGCTGCGCGTCTGGATGCAGTGGGCCCGTGTTGATTTTTACAACCCATTCTCGCAGTTTGTCGTGAAAATCACGCAGCCTGTTGTCGGACCGCTGCGTCGTATTATCCCGGCAATGGGTCCCATCGACAGCGCTTCTGTGCTGGTGGCGTTTATTCTGAGCATTATCAAAGCGATTGTGCTGTTTATGGTCATCACCTTCCAGCCGATTATCTGGATTGCAGCGGTATTGATTCTGATTAAAACCGTCGGTCTGCTGATCTTCTGGGTGCTGCTGGTCATGGCAATCATGAGCTGGGTGAGCCAGGGTCGTAGCCCGGTGGAGTACGCGCTGATGCAACTGGCAGAACCTCTGCTGCGCCCGATCCGTAACCTGCTTCCGTCTATGGGCGGCATCGATTTTTCCCCAATGATCCTGGTTCTGCTGCTCTACGTGATCAACATGGGCATCGCAGAGCTGTTACAGTCCACGGGCGATATGCTGCTGCCGGGGCTGTGGATGGCGCTATGA
- the trmB gene encoding tRNA (guanosine(46)-N7)-methyltransferase TrmB translates to MKNDVISPEFDENGRPLRRIRSFVRRQGRLTKGQQHALDNYWPVMGVEFTEQPVDFAELFGREAPVTLEIGFGMGTSLVAMAKARPEQNFLGIEVHSPGVGACLATAHEEGVENLRVMCHDAVEVLHKMIPDNSLNMVQLFFPDPWHKARHNKRRIVQAPFAELLKSKLKLGGVFHMATDWEPYAEHMLEVMSSLDGYKNQSESNDYVPRPDSRPVTKFEQRGHRLGHGVWDLMFERVK, encoded by the coding sequence ATGAAAAACGACGTCATTTCACCGGAATTTGATGAAAACGGTCGCCCGCTGCGCCGTATTCGCAGCTTTGTCCGCCGTCAGGGTCGCCTGACTAAAGGGCAGCAACATGCGCTGGACAACTACTGGCCGGTGATGGGCGTTGAGTTCACAGAACAGCCTGTCGATTTTGCCGAGCTGTTTGGCCGCGAAGCGCCTGTGACGCTTGAGATTGGTTTTGGTATGGGGACCTCGCTGGTGGCCATGGCCAAAGCCCGCCCTGAGCAGAACTTCCTCGGCATTGAAGTACACTCGCCTGGCGTAGGTGCATGCCTGGCAACGGCTCATGAAGAGGGCGTTGAGAACCTGCGCGTGATGTGTCACGACGCGGTGGAAGTGCTGCACAAAATGATTCCTGACAATTCTTTGAACATGGTTCAGCTCTTTTTCCCTGACCCATGGCACAAAGCACGTCATAATAAACGCCGTATCGTTCAGGCTCCGTTTGCAGAGCTGCTGAAAAGTAAGTTAAAACTGGGCGGTGTCTTCCACATGGCGACCGACTGGGAACCTTATGCGGAACATATGCTGGAAGTAATGTCTTCGCTGGACGGGTATAAAAACCAGTCTGAAAGCAATGACTATGTACCGCGTCCGGATTCGCGTCCGGTAACGAAATTTGAACAGCGTGGCCATCGTCTTGGCCACGGTGTATGGGACTTAATGTTCGAGAGGGTGAAATAA
- a CDS encoding YqgE/AlgH family protein: MNLQHHFLIAMPALQDPIFRRAVVYICEYNEDGAMGIIINKPLENLQVEGILEKLKISAEARLPEIRLDKPVMLGGPLAEDRGFILHTPPEFSSSIRISDNTVITTSRDVLETLGTAEQPSEVLVALGYSSWEKGQLEQELLDNAWLTAPADMNILFKTPIADRWREAAKLIGIDILTMPGVAGHA; the protein is encoded by the coding sequence ATGAATTTACAGCATCACTTTCTTATTGCCATGCCTGCTCTCCAGGATCCGATTTTTCGCCGCGCCGTGGTTTATATTTGCGAATACAACGAAGACGGTGCGATGGGTATCATCATCAACAAACCGCTGGAAAACCTCCAGGTTGAGGGGATTCTGGAAAAGCTGAAAATTTCGGCTGAAGCCCGCCTGCCGGAAATCCGGCTTGATAAACCGGTGATGCTGGGCGGACCGCTTGCAGAAGATCGTGGTTTTATCCTGCACACGCCGCCTGAGTTCTCTTCCAGTATTCGAATCTCTGATAATACCGTCATCACAACCTCACGCGACGTGCTCGAAACGCTGGGAACTGCAGAGCAGCCTTCTGAAGTACTGGTGGCGCTGGGCTACTCGTCATGGGAAAAAGGTCAGCTTGAGCAAGAGCTTCTCGATAACGCCTGGCTTACGGCACCTGCGGACATGAATATCCTGTTTAAAACCCCTATCGCCGATCGCTGGCGTGAGGCGGCGAAACTGATTGGCATTGATATTCTGACCATGCCTGGCGTAGCGGGGCACGCCTGA
- a CDS encoding YggS family pyridoxal phosphate-dependent enzyme — translation MNDIAHNLAQVRDKISAAATRCGRASEEITLLAVSKTKPASAIAEAIDAGQRAFGENYVQEGVDKIRDFQEQGVTDLQWHFIGPLQSNKSRLVAEHFDWCHTIDRLRIATRLNEQRPAEMPALNVLIQVNISDENSKSGITLDELDALAAEVAALPRLTLRGLMAIPAPESSYERQFAVAQQMAVAFESLKSRYQTVDTLSLGMSDDMEAAIAAGSTMVRIGTAIFGARDYSK, via the coding sequence ATGAACGACATTGCGCATAACCTGGCACAGGTCCGGGACAAAATCTCAGCTGCAGCAACACGTTGCGGCCGTGCTTCAGAAGAAATTACGTTACTTGCAGTCAGCAAAACTAAGCCTGCGAGCGCCATCGCAGAAGCAATTGATGCTGGCCAGCGGGCGTTTGGCGAAAACTATGTGCAGGAAGGCGTGGATAAAATTCGCGACTTCCAGGAACAGGGGGTTACGGATCTGCAATGGCACTTTATTGGGCCACTGCAGTCAAACAAAAGCCGACTGGTCGCGGAACACTTCGACTGGTGTCATACCATAGACCGTCTGCGCATCGCTACCCGCCTGAACGAGCAGCGTCCGGCTGAAATGCCCGCTCTTAATGTGCTGATTCAGGTCAACATCAGTGACGAAAACAGCAAGTCCGGCATTACTCTGGACGAACTGGATGCGCTGGCGGCTGAAGTCGCCGCATTGCCGCGTTTAACCCTGCGTGGGCTGATGGCAATACCGGCGCCTGAGTCAAGTTATGAAAGGCAGTTTGCCGTGGCACAGCAAATGGCTGTAGCATTTGAGTCGCTTAAATCGCGCTATCAAACGGTAGACACGCTTTCTCTGGGCATGTCGGATGATATGGAAGCCGCCATCGCGGCAGGCAGCACTATGGTGCGCATCGGTACGGCAATTTTCGGTGCGCGCGACTACTCAAAATAA
- the endA gene encoding deoxyribonuclease I has protein sequence MSRNFSLAVAFLATAFSGHVLADGINSFSQAKAAGVKVNADVPGDFYCGCKINWQGKKGIVDLESCGYKVRKNENRASRIEWEHVVPAWQFGHQRQCWQDGGRKNCASDPVYRQMESDMHNLQPAVGEVNGDRGNFMYSQWNGGEGQYGQCGMKVDFKEKVAEPPARARGSIARTYFYMRDRYDLNLSRQQTLLFNAWDKQYPVTEWECQRDERIAKVQGNHNPYVQRACQAQKS, from the coding sequence ATGTCCCGTAATTTCTCTCTCGCGGTCGCTTTTCTGGCGACGGCATTCTCAGGCCATGTGCTGGCCGATGGTATCAACAGTTTCTCTCAGGCTAAAGCGGCCGGTGTAAAGGTCAACGCTGACGTGCCAGGCGATTTCTACTGCGGCTGTAAAATTAACTGGCAGGGTAAAAAAGGGATCGTTGACCTGGAGTCCTGCGGCTATAAAGTGCGTAAAAACGAGAATCGCGCCAGCCGCATCGAATGGGAACATGTGGTGCCGGCATGGCAGTTTGGCCACCAGCGTCAGTGCTGGCAGGATGGCGGACGTAAAAACTGCGCCAGCGACCCGGTTTATCGCCAGATGGAAAGCGATATGCATAACCTGCAACCCGCCGTGGGTGAAGTGAACGGCGACCGCGGCAATTTTATGTACAGCCAGTGGAACGGTGGCGAAGGCCAGTACGGACAGTGCGGTATGAAGGTTGATTTCAAAGAGAAAGTCGCCGAGCCCCCAGCCCGCGCGCGCGGCAGTATCGCCCGCACCTACTTCTATATGCGTGACCGTTACGACCTCAACCTTTCACGCCAGCAAACCCTGCTGTTCAATGCATGGGATAAGCAATACCCGGTAACGGAGTGGGAATGCCAGCGTGATGAGCGTATCGCTAAAGTCCAGGGGAATCATAACCCTTATGTCCAGCGGGCTTGCCAGGCGCAAAAGAGCTAA
- the hemW gene encoding radical SAM family heme chaperone HemW — MANLPPLSLYIHIPWCVQKCPYCDFNSHALKGEVPHDDYVAHLLADLDTDVPYAQGREVKTIFIGGGTPSLLSGPAMQTLLDGVRARLNLAADAEITMEANPGTVEADRFVDYQRAGVNRISIGVQSFSEPKLKRLGRIHGPEEAKRAAKLATGLGLRSFNLDLMHGLPDQSLDEALDDLRQAIELNPPHLSWYQLTIEPNTLFGSRPPVLPDDDALWDIFEQGHQLLTAAGYQQYETSAYAKPGYQCQHNLNYWRFGDYLGIGCGAHGKVTFPDGRILRTAKTRHPRGYMEGRYLERQHDVEAADKPFEFFMNRFRLLEAAPRKEFELYTGLPEAVIRPQIDEALAQGYLTECDEYWQITEHGKLFLNSLLELFLAEDP, encoded by the coding sequence ATGGCTAATTTGCCACCTCTGAGTCTTTATATTCACATCCCGTGGTGCGTGCAGAAATGTCCGTACTGCGATTTCAACTCGCACGCGCTGAAAGGTGAAGTGCCGCACGATGACTACGTTGCACATCTGCTGGCCGACCTGGATACCGATGTACCTTACGCACAGGGACGTGAAGTTAAGACCATTTTTATTGGTGGCGGTACACCGAGCCTGCTGTCAGGTCCGGCGATGCAAACGCTGCTGGACGGCGTGCGTGCTCGCCTGAACCTGGCAGCTGATGCTGAAATCACGATGGAAGCCAACCCCGGCACTGTTGAGGCTGACCGTTTTGTCGATTATCAACGTGCGGGCGTTAACCGTATCTCCATCGGCGTGCAGAGCTTTAGCGAACCGAAGTTAAAACGTCTGGGGCGCATTCACGGCCCGGAAGAGGCGAAGCGTGCGGCAAAGCTGGCGACAGGCCTGGGCCTGCGCAGCTTTAACCTTGATTTGATGCACGGCCTGCCGGACCAGTCGCTGGACGAGGCGCTGGACGATTTACGCCAGGCGATTGAGCTGAACCCACCGCACCTGTCGTGGTACCAGCTCACCATTGAGCCGAACACGCTGTTTGGTTCCCGCCCGCCGGTACTGCCGGATGACGACGCGCTGTGGGATATCTTCGAGCAGGGCCATCAGCTTCTGACCGCTGCGGGCTACCAGCAGTATGAAACGTCCGCGTACGCGAAGCCGGGCTACCAGTGTCAGCACAACCTGAACTACTGGCGTTTCGGTGATTACCTGGGGATTGGCTGCGGCGCTCACGGTAAAGTGACGTTCCCGGACGGGCGTATTCTGCGCACGGCCAAGACTCGCCACCCGCGTGGGTATATGGAAGGCCGCTACCTGGAGCGTCAGCATGACGTCGAGGCGGCGGATAAGCCGTTTGAGTTCTTTATGAACCGCTTCCGTCTGCTGGAAGCCGCGCCACGTAAAGAGTTCGAACTCTACACCGGCCTGCCGGAAGCGGTGATTCGTCCGCAGATTGACGAAGCGCTGGCGCAGGGGTATCTGACCGAGTGTGATGAATACTGGCAAATCACTGAGCACGGCAAACTGTTCTTAAACTCTCTTCTTGAGCTGTTCCTCGCTGAAGATCCCTGA
- the yggU gene encoding DUF167 family protein YggU: MSAVSTCADGLVLRLYIQPKASRDSIVGLHGDELKVAITAPPVDGQANAHLTKYLAKQFRVAKSQVIIEKGELGRHKQVKILNPQSIPTEVAALTEQD; the protein is encoded by the coding sequence ATGAGCGCAGTAAGCACCTGCGCTGACGGGCTGGTTTTGCGGCTGTATATTCAGCCGAAAGCCAGCCGCGACAGTATTGTTGGACTGCATGGCGACGAGTTAAAAGTCGCCATCACTGCCCCACCCGTTGACGGCCAGGCGAACGCGCATTTGACCAAATATCTGGCAAAACAGTTTCGCGTGGCGAAAAGCCAGGTCATCATCGAAAAAGGCGAACTTGGGCGGCATAAACAGGTAAAAATCCTCAACCCGCAATCTATCCCGACGGAAGTCGCGGCTCTGACAGAACAGGACTAA
- the ruvX gene encoding Holliday junction resolvase RuvX — protein sequence MSGTLLAFDFGTKSIGVAVGQRITGTARPLTALKANDGTPDWNLIERLLKEWQPDDVIVGLPLNMDGTEQPLTARARKFANKIHGRFGVSVKLHDERLSTVEARAGLFEHGGFRALNKGSVDSASAVIILESYFEQGY from the coding sequence ATGAGCGGAACACTTCTGGCTTTCGATTTTGGTACGAAAAGCATCGGTGTCGCCGTGGGTCAGCGCATCACGGGTACTGCCCGTCCGCTAACGGCTCTGAAGGCCAACGACGGCACGCCTGACTGGAATCTGATTGAGCGTCTGCTCAAAGAGTGGCAGCCGGATGATGTTATCGTTGGACTACCGCTGAATATGGATGGTACAGAGCAGCCACTGACCGCCAGAGCGCGGAAGTTTGCCAATAAAATCCATGGCCGCTTTGGCGTCTCCGTGAAGCTTCACGACGAGCGTCTTAGCACTGTCGAAGCGCGTGCGGGTCTGTTTGAGCACGGGGGTTTCCGGGCGCTCAACAAAGGCAGCGTAGACTCTGCTTCTGCCGTCATCATTCTCGAAAGCTATTTCGAACAGGGCTACTGA
- a CDS encoding SprT family zinc-dependent metalloprotease: protein MKAPRLPIAIQQAVMRSLREKLAQANLKLGRNYPEPKLVYQQRGTAAGTAWLESYEIHLNPVLMMENQQAFIEEVVPHELAHLLVWKQFGRVAPHGKEWKWMMEAVLGVPARRTHQFELESVRRNTFPYRCQCQQHQLTVRRHNRVVRGEATYRCVKCGEPLIAE from the coding sequence ATGAAAGCACCCCGTCTCCCCATTGCCATCCAGCAAGCCGTTATGCGCAGCCTGCGGGAAAAACTCGCCCAGGCGAACCTGAAGCTCGGCCGCAATTATCCTGAACCCAAACTCGTCTACCAGCAGCGTGGAACCGCAGCGGGCACAGCGTGGCTGGAGTCTTACGAGATCCACCTTAACCCGGTGTTAATGATGGAAAACCAGCAGGCGTTTATCGAGGAAGTGGTTCCGCACGAGCTGGCCCATCTTCTGGTGTGGAAACAATTTGGCCGCGTCGCGCCCCACGGAAAAGAGTGGAAATGGATGATGGAAGCCGTGCTCGGTGTTCCGGCTCGCAGAACCCATCAGTTCGAGCTGGAATCAGTACGCCGCAATACCTTCCCTTACCGCTGCCAGTGTCAGCAGCATCAGCTCACCGTTCGCCGTCACAATCGCGTGGTGCGCGGCGAGGCAACCTACCGCTGCGTCAAATGCGGCGAGCCGCTGATCGCGGAATAA
- the gshB gene encoding glutathione synthase: protein MIKLGIVMDPIANINIKKDSSFAMLLEAQRRGYELHYMEMNDLYLINGEARARTRIVNVEQNYDKWYEFGTEQDIALADLNVILMRKDPPFDTEYIYCTYILERAEEKGTLIVNKPQSLRDCNEKLYTAWFSDLTPETLVTRSKAQLKEFWQKHGDIIMKPLDGMGGASIFRVKESDPNIGVIAETLTELGTRYCMAQNYLPAIKDGDKRVLVVDGEPVPYCLARIPQGGETRGNLAAGGRGEPRPLTESDWEIARRVGPTLKAKGLIFVGLDIIGDRLTEVNVTSPTCIREIEAEFPISITGMLMDAIEKRIQK from the coding sequence ATGATCAAGCTCGGCATCGTGATGGACCCCATCGCAAACATCAATATCAAGAAAGATTCCAGCTTCGCAATGCTGCTGGAAGCGCAGCGTCGTGGCTATGAACTCCACTACATGGAGATGAACGATCTTTACCTGATCAACGGTGAAGCCCGCGCGCGCACCCGTATCGTTAACGTCGAGCAGAACTACGACAAATGGTATGAATTCGGCACCGAGCAGGATATTGCGCTTGCCGATCTGAACGTCATCCTGATGCGTAAAGATCCGCCGTTCGACACCGAATACATCTACTGCACCTACATTCTTGAGCGTGCCGAAGAGAAAGGCACTCTGATCGTCAACAAACCGCAGAGCCTGCGCGACTGTAACGAGAAGCTCTACACCGCCTGGTTCTCTGACCTGACGCCGGAAACCCTGGTGACCCGCAGCAAGGCGCAGCTGAAGGAATTCTGGCAGAAGCACGGCGATATCATCATGAAACCGCTGGATGGGATGGGTGGTGCGTCAATCTTCCGCGTGAAAGAAAGCGACCCGAATATTGGTGTGATTGCTGAAACACTGACTGAACTCGGCACCCGTTACTGCATGGCACAGAACTACCTTCCGGCCATTAAAGATGGGGATAAACGTGTTCTGGTCGTGGATGGCGAACCGGTTCCTTACTGCCTTGCACGTATTCCGCAGGGTGGAGAAACCCGTGGCAACCTGGCGGCAGGTGGCCGCGGCGAGCCGCGTCCGTTGACAGAAAGCGACTGGGAAATTGCCCGCCGTGTCGGCCCGACGCTTAAAGCCAAAGGTCTGATTTTTGTGGGTCTGGATATCATTGGCGACCGCCTGACCGAAGTGAACGTTACCAGCCCGACCTGCATTCGTGAAATCGAAGCGGAATTCCCGATTTCGATTACCGGAATGCTGATGGACGCGATCGAGAAACGTATCCAGAAATAA